In the Besnoitia besnoiti strain Bb-Ger1 chromosome Unknown contig00154, whole genome shotgun sequence genome, one interval contains:
- a CDS encoding cytochrome c oxidase subunit iii subfamily protein (encoded by transcript BESB_029660), producing the protein MTIMLSALSIVVSSVYLKNQHLYTSCTNIMTFTLVVAFLMLVCTEYLGLSLYINDNAFGNGLFILTGIHFSHVIVGAILVFFTQSIYSSLVTYMPTSSIMLSKSKGMLCKIFTEPFTILYLHFVETMWILIHITFYL; encoded by the coding sequence atgaccatcatgttaagtgcattaagtatagtggtatccagcgtatatttgaaaaaccaacatttgtatacaagctgtacgaatatcatgacattcactttggtagtcgccttcttaatgttagtctgtacggaatacttaggactatctctttatattaatgataatgcatttggtaatggacttttcatcttaactggtatacattttagccatgttattgttggagctatccttgtattcttcactcaaagtatctatagttctttagttacttacatgcctacaagctctataatgctaagcaaatctaaaggtatgttatgcaagatctttacagaaccattcactattttatatctacactttgtagaaaccatgtggatattaatccacattacattctatctctaa